In Sphingomonas phyllosphaerae, one DNA window encodes the following:
- the hemW gene encoding radical SAM family heme chaperone HemW: MIDLVSRDAAARDRAARAAAPLALYIHWPFCVSKCPYCDFNSHVRATVDEAEWHRALLADLAHEAALLPGRRLGSIFFGGGTPSLMPPATVAALIEAATRAWAPVGDLEVTLEANPSSVEAARFADLARAGVNRVSLGLQALDDAALRFLGRAHGVEEGLDALAVAQRHFARVSFDLIYARPGQALDAWDAELTRALSFGTEHLSLYQLTIEPGTRFATEAAAGRLTIPDGDSAADLFELTRARTAAAGLPAYEISNHARPGAESRHNLAYWRYRDYAGIGPGAHGRRDHLATFRRKKPENWLAAVARNGHGLESEEPLDAATRVSEALLMGLRLREGVDVAAIAAAGGMRVADIVDLPAIAALPELIVRDGERLRVTEAGMILLDAILPKVVR; encoded by the coding sequence ATGATCGACCTCGTCTCGCGCGATGCCGCTGCTCGGGATCGCGCCGCGCGCGCGGCCGCGCCGCTCGCGCTGTACATCCACTGGCCGTTCTGCGTCTCCAAATGCCCCTATTGCGACTTCAACAGCCATGTCCGCGCGACCGTCGACGAGGCCGAATGGCATCGAGCCCTGCTCGCCGACCTTGCGCACGAAGCGGCCTTGCTGCCCGGCCGGCGGCTGGGATCGATCTTTTTCGGCGGCGGCACCCCCTCGCTGATGCCGCCCGCCACCGTCGCCGCTTTGATCGAGGCGGCGACCCGCGCATGGGCCCCGGTCGGCGACCTCGAGGTCACGCTCGAGGCAAATCCGTCGTCGGTGGAGGCGGCGCGCTTCGCCGATCTCGCGCGCGCGGGGGTCAACCGCGTCTCGCTCGGGCTACAGGCGCTCGACGACGCAGCGCTGCGGTTCCTCGGCCGCGCGCATGGTGTCGAAGAGGGGCTGGATGCGCTCGCCGTGGCGCAACGCCATTTCGCGCGCGTCAGCTTCGACCTGATCTACGCCCGCCCCGGTCAGGCGCTCGACGCATGGGATGCCGAGCTGACGCGCGCGCTGTCGTTCGGCACCGAGCATCTGTCGCTCTATCAGCTGACGATCGAGCCCGGCACCCGCTTCGCGACCGAGGCGGCGGCGGGGCGACTGACGATCCCCGATGGCGACAGCGCCGCCGATCTCTTCGAGCTGACCCGCGCGCGCACCGCGGCGGCGGGGCTGCCGGCCTATGAGATCTCCAATCACGCCCGACCCGGCGCGGAGAGTCGCCACAATCTCGCTTACTGGCGCTACCGCGACTATGCGGGGATCGGCCCCGGCGCGCATGGCCGGCGCGACCATCTGGCGACCTTCCGCCGCAAGAAGCCCGAGAACTGGCTCGCCGCAGTGGCACGCAACGGCCACGGGCTGGAGAGCGAGGAACCGCTCGACGCCGCGACCCGCGTCAGCGAGGCGTTGCTGATGGGGCTGCGGTTGCGCGAGGGCGTCGACGTGGCCGCGATCGCGGCGGCGGGCGGGATGCGCGTCGCCGACATCGTCGACCTCCCGGCGATCGCCGCGCTGCCCGAGCTGATCGTGCGCGACGGCGAGCGCTTGCGCGTCACTGAGGCGGGCATGATCCTGCTCGACGCGATTTTGCCGAAAGTGGTGCGCTGA
- a CDS encoding CAP domain-containing protein: MLVRSFVTLLFALSLAAPGFGAGVEWRLRRAAPVRDGSLLQREMLDAHNRARRQVGLPPLSWSPTLAAAADQHAQVLARAGRLFHAERAAGDAWQGENLFAGTRGNYGYGDMVRYWIEERRNFRNRPSPRFSRTGRWQDAAHYAQIVWRDTTELGCALESGETEDFLVCRYNPGGDVEGHRPY, translated from the coding sequence ATGCTTGTCCGCTCGTTCGTCACGCTGCTGTTTGCGCTCAGCCTCGCCGCGCCGGGTTTCGGTGCGGGAGTCGAGTGGCGCTTGCGGCGTGCCGCGCCGGTGCGTGACGGATCGTTGCTCCAGCGCGAGATGCTCGACGCCCACAATCGCGCGCGCCGGCAAGTGGGGCTTCCTCCGTTGTCGTGGAGCCCGACACTGGCGGCGGCGGCAGATCAGCATGCGCAGGTGCTGGCGCGCGCGGGTCGCCTGTTCCACGCCGAGCGCGCGGCAGGAGATGCGTGGCAGGGCGAGAACCTCTTCGCGGGCACGCGCGGTAATTACGGCTATGGCGATATGGTCCGCTATTGGATCGAGGAGCGCCGCAACTTCCGCAATCGTCCCAGCCCGCGGTTCAGCCGCACCGGTCGCTGGCAGGACGCGGCGCATTACGCCCAGATCGTGTGGCGTGACACCACGGAACTCGGATGCGCGCTGGAGAGCGGGGAGACCGAGGATTTCCTCGTCTGTCGCTACAATCCCGGCGGGGACGTCGAAGGGCACCGACCCTATTAG
- a CDS encoding alpha-amylase family glycosyl hydrolase, whose product MTQRNDHPWWESGTVYQIYPRSFQDSDDDGVGDLAGIERRLDHVATLGVDAIWLSPVFPSPMADFGYDVADYCGIAPLFGDLAAFDRLLAAVHARGLKLLLDFVPNHSSDQHPWFVESRSGRDSPRRDWYIWRDSAPDGGPPNNWISDFGGPAWEYDAASGQYYLHAFLKQQPDLNWRNPALKAAMLEAMRFWFDRGVDGFRIDVLWHIVKAKGFPDNPVNPYWRPGVTERDRLIQQHSTDQPEAHAIAAEMRALADDYGADGQERVLIGEIFLPNDRHARWYGTPERPQVHLPFNFQLIENAWDAATLRTMIAAYEASLPAHGWPNWVIGSHDAPRIAARVGEPQARVAAMLLLTLRGTPTLYQGDELGIGRVDIPADRVRDPQELRQPGIGIGRDRSRTPMPWDASAFAGFSTVEPWLPLNPDWQTRNVAAQEADPGSMLMLYRHLLALRRARPALAVGDFRLLDAADGVLAYERQHGGEVLRVALNLTERAITFDWVGDVLASTLDGAPAPGMLYANEGLIFKP is encoded by the coding sequence ATGACCCAGCGTAACGATCACCCGTGGTGGGAAAGCGGCACCGTCTATCAGATCTACCCGCGTTCCTTTCAGGACAGCGACGATGACGGCGTCGGTGATCTGGCCGGGATCGAGCGGCGACTCGATCATGTCGCGACGCTGGGGGTCGATGCGATCTGGCTGTCTCCCGTCTTCCCGTCACCGATGGCGGATTTCGGCTATGACGTCGCCGATTATTGCGGGATTGCGCCGCTGTTCGGCGATCTCGCCGCGTTCGACCGGTTGCTGGCGGCGGTCCATGCGCGCGGGCTGAAGCTGCTGCTCGATTTCGTGCCCAACCACAGTTCGGACCAGCATCCGTGGTTCGTGGAGAGCCGGTCCGGCCGGGACAGTCCCAGACGCGACTGGTATATCTGGCGCGATTCCGCGCCCGATGGCGGGCCGCCCAACAACTGGATCAGCGATTTCGGCGGCCCGGCGTGGGAATATGACGCGGCGAGCGGGCAATATTACCTGCACGCCTTTCTGAAGCAGCAACCCGACCTCAACTGGCGGAACCCCGCGTTGAAGGCGGCGATGCTGGAGGCGATGCGCTTCTGGTTCGATCGCGGCGTGGACGGCTTCCGGATCGACGTGCTGTGGCATATCGTCAAGGCGAAGGGCTTTCCCGACAATCCGGTGAACCCCTATTGGCGGCCCGGCGTCACCGAGCGTGACCGGTTGATCCAGCAACATTCCACCGACCAGCCCGAGGCGCATGCGATCGCCGCCGAGATGCGGGCGCTGGCCGATGATTATGGCGCCGACGGGCAGGAGCGCGTGTTGATCGGCGAGATCTTCCTGCCCAACGATCGCCACGCGCGCTGGTATGGCACGCCCGAGCGGCCGCAGGTGCATCTGCCGTTCAATTTCCAGTTGATCGAGAATGCGTGGGACGCCGCGACGCTGCGCACGATGATTGCCGCCTATGAGGCCAGCCTGCCGGCGCACGGCTGGCCGAACTGGGTGATCGGCAGCCATGATGCGCCGCGGATCGCCGCACGCGTCGGCGAGCCGCAGGCGCGGGTCGCGGCGATGCTGTTGCTGACGTTGCGCGGGACGCCGACCTTGTATCAGGGCGATGAATTGGGGATCGGACGGGTCGATATTCCGGCCGATCGCGTGCGCGATCCGCAGGAGTTGCGCCAGCCGGGGATCGGGATCGGGCGCGACCGATCGCGGACGCCGATGCCGTGGGATGCGTCGGCCTTCGCAGGCTTTTCGACGGTCGAGCCGTGGCTGCCGCTCAATCCGGACTGGCAGACGCGCAACGTCGCGGCGCAGGAGGCCGATCCCGGATCGATGCTGATGCTGTACCGGCACCTGCTGGCGCTGCGCCGAGCGCGGCCGGCGCTGGCGGTGGGGGATTTCCGGTTGCTCGACGCGGCGGACGGGGTGCTGGCCTATGAGCGGCAGCACGGCGGCGAGGTGCTGCGGGTGGCGCTCAACCTGACGGAGCGCGCCATCACCTTCGACTGGGTCGGCGACGTGCTCGCCTCGACACTGGATGGCGCACCCGCACCCGGCATGCTCTACGCCAACGAAGGCTTGATCTTCAAACCATAG
- a CDS encoding glycosyltransferase family 4 protein codes for MKIAMLAPIAWRTPPRHYGPWELVTHLLTEALVERGVNVTLFATLDSLTSATLDGVVPAPYSEDPAIDAKVWEYRHLAHLFAQADRFDLIHNQADFPAHAFAPLVDTPLVTTIHGFSSDRILPMYAPFQDRVHYVAISDADRHPALRYAATIHHGIPLDDFRFDAAGSDDLLFFGRLHPDKGAAEAIAAARAAGRALNLYGIVQDQGYHDRAVAPALDDRIRYHGAVGGEARVAALGKARALLHLINFDEPFGLSVIEAMACGTPVIATRRGSMPELIEDGVTGFLVDTPEEAVAAIERAGEIDRATCRRAVAERFSVARMADEYIALYRRILG; via the coding sequence ATGAAGATCGCCATGCTCGCCCCGATCGCGTGGCGAACGCCGCCGCGGCATTATGGGCCGTGGGAGCTGGTCACGCATCTGCTGACCGAGGCGTTGGTCGAGCGCGGCGTCAACGTCACCTTGTTCGCGACGCTCGACAGCCTGACCAGCGCGACGCTGGATGGCGTGGTGCCCGCGCCTTATTCCGAGGATCCCGCCATCGACGCGAAGGTGTGGGAGTATCGCCACCTCGCCCATCTGTTCGCACAGGCCGATCGGTTCGACCTGATCCACAATCAGGCCGACTTCCCGGCGCATGCGTTCGCGCCGCTGGTCGATACGCCGCTCGTGACGACGATCCACGGCTTCTCGTCGGATCGCATCCTGCCGATGTACGCGCCGTTTCAGGACCGTGTGCATTATGTCGCGATCAGCGACGCCGACCGCCACCCCGCGCTGCGCTATGCCGCGACGATCCACCACGGCATCCCGCTCGACGACTTCCGCTTCGATGCCGCGGGCAGCGACGATCTGTTGTTCTTCGGGCGGCTCCATCCCGACAAGGGCGCGGCGGAGGCGATCGCGGCGGCGCGTGCGGCGGGGCGCGCGCTGAACCTCTACGGGATCGTGCAGGATCAGGGGTATCACGACCGCGCGGTCGCCCCGGCGCTGGATGATCGCATCCGCTATCACGGGGCGGTCGGTGGGGAGGCGCGGGTGGCGGCGCTGGGGAAGGCGCGCGCCTTGCTCCACCTCATCAACTTCGACGAGCCGTTCGGGCTGTCGGTGATCGAGGCGATGGCGTGCGGGACCCCGGTGATCGCCACCCGGCGCGGCTCGATGCCCGAGCTGATCGAGGACGGCGTCACCGGCTTTCTGGTCGACACGCCGGAGGAGGCGGTCGCCGCGATCGAGCGCGCGGGGGAGATCGACCGCGCCACGTGTCGCCGCGCGGTCGCCGAGCGGTTCAGCGTCGCGCGGATGGCGGACGAATATATCGCGCTCTACCGGCGCATTCTTGGCTGA
- a CDS encoding glutaredoxin, protein MTDTTEKRATLYRMVMPTHTCPYGLKAKDLLQRRGYTVDDHWLRTRAETDAFKAEQGVKTTPQTFIGAERVGGYDDLRRFFGLHVPAPGETSYRPVLAVFAMTALMALAASTAAFGTPLTMRAGEWFVSFSMCVLALLKLQDVESFSTMFLNYDLLAKRWVRYGYVYPFAEGLAGVLMTARVAGWLSVPVALVIGTIGAVSVFKAVYVDKRELKCACVGGATRVPLGFVSLTENVMMIAMAAWMALS, encoded by the coding sequence ATGACCGACACGACCGAGAAGCGCGCCACGCTGTACCGGATGGTGATGCCGACGCACACCTGCCCGTATGGCCTGAAGGCGAAGGACCTGTTGCAGCGGCGCGGCTATACGGTCGACGACCATTGGCTGCGCACCCGCGCGGAAACCGACGCCTTCAAGGCCGAACAGGGCGTGAAGACGACGCCGCAGACGTTCATCGGTGCCGAGCGGGTCGGCGGCTATGACGATCTGCGCCGTTTCTTCGGCCTGCACGTGCCCGCGCCCGGCGAAACGAGCTATCGCCCGGTGCTGGCGGTGTTCGCGATGACCGCGCTGATGGCGCTGGCGGCGAGCACCGCGGCGTTCGGCACGCCGCTGACGATGCGCGCGGGGGAATGGTTCGTTTCGTTCAGCATGTGCGTGCTGGCGCTGCTCAAGCTGCAGGATGTCGAGAGCTTCTCGACGATGTTCCTCAACTACGACCTGCTGGCGAAACGCTGGGTGCGCTACGGCTATGTCTATCCGTTCGCCGAGGGGCTGGCGGGGGTGCTGATGACGGCGCGGGTGGCGGGCTGGCTGTCGGTGCCGGTCGCACTGGTGATTGGGACGATCGGGGCGGTGTCGGTGTTCAAGGCGGTCTATGTCGACAAGCGCGAGCTGAAATGCGCCTGCGTCGGCGGTGCGACGCGGGTGCCGCTGGGGTTCGTGTCGCTGACCGAGAACGTCATGATGATCGCGATGGCGGCGTGGATGGCCCTCTCGTAA
- a CDS encoding response regulator transcription factor produces MSERRLLIVEDDEVFARTLARSFERRGYQVRAITDPDDLDAAVDALKPDHAVVDLRLGNASGLACVARLHARDAQMRIVVLTGFASIATAVEAVKLGATNYLSKPANSDDIEAAFQAGGEGDASVELAAPPTSLRTLEWEHIHQTLADCGFNVSEAARRLGMHRRTLARKLGKRHL; encoded by the coding sequence ATGAGCGAGCGGCGGCTGCTGATCGTCGAGGATGACGAGGTGTTCGCGCGCACGCTGGCACGTTCGTTCGAGCGGCGCGGCTATCAGGTGCGCGCGATCACCGATCCCGACGACCTCGACGCGGCGGTCGACGCGCTGAAGCCGGATCATGCGGTGGTCGACCTGCGGCTCGGCAATGCCTCCGGGCTGGCGTGCGTCGCGCGGCTCCATGCGCGCGACGCGCAGATGCGGATCGTGGTGCTGACCGGCTTCGCCAGCATCGCCACCGCGGTCGAGGCGGTGAAGCTGGGCGCGACCAACTATCTGTCCAAGCCCGCCAATTCCGACGATATCGAGGCGGCGTTCCAGGCCGGCGGCGAAGGCGACGCCAGCGTCGAGCTGGCCGCCCCGCCGACCTCGCTGCGCACGCTCGAATGGGAGCATATCCACCAGACGCTGGCGGATTGCGGGTTCAACGTCTCGGAGGCGGCACGACGGCTCGGCATGCACCGTCGCACGCTGGCCCGAAAGCTCGGCAAGCGCCATCTGTGA
- a CDS encoding ATP-binding protein, producing the protein MPASDIIAGTGLREDAGRRNVRLLSILRWLAVGGQLATILFVHFVVGVHLPLVPMLGAVAVLVALNLAIAQIVGRRPITYGALFATLLVDVACLTTQLYLSGGVGNPFVTLYLLQVVIAALLLRDHASWAMVALSSALFAWLAHAAPPFALPRGWASTLSTPYIAGSWFNFTLTATLLALFVTRIVRNVSEHDARLAALRQRAAEEEHIVRMGLLASGAAHELGTPLSSIAVMLGDWRREPAIAGSPALLADLDDMRTEVTRCKDILSQVLLASGEVRGMGPVRTTLRTFLSGIVGDWRGKTQVAAGYEHLMTGDPRIVADKALAQTITNLLDNALEAGGRTIALCAWWDGDRLVLSVRDDGRGFAPAILDGLGKPYMSTKTRRGAGLGLFLAVNVLRTLGGTVSARNREGGGGEVTLTLPIAAISIPEEGA; encoded by the coding sequence ATGCCCGCCTCTGACATCATCGCCGGAACGGGGCTGCGCGAGGACGCCGGGCGGCGCAACGTGCGGCTGTTGTCGATCCTGCGCTGGCTCGCGGTCGGCGGGCAGCTCGCGACGATCCTGTTCGTCCATTTCGTCGTCGGCGTGCACCTGCCGCTGGTGCCGATGCTCGGCGCGGTCGCGGTGCTGGTCGCGCTCAACCTCGCGATCGCGCAGATCGTCGGACGGCGGCCGATCACCTACGGCGCATTGTTCGCGACACTGCTGGTCGATGTCGCCTGCCTCACCACACAGCTGTATCTCAGCGGCGGGGTCGGCAATCCGTTCGTCACGCTGTATCTGCTCCAGGTGGTGATCGCAGCGCTGCTGCTGCGCGATCATGCGAGCTGGGCGATGGTCGCGCTCAGCAGCGCGTTGTTCGCGTGGCTGGCGCACGCCGCGCCGCCCTTCGCGCTGCCGCGCGGCTGGGCCTCGACGCTGTCGACGCCGTATATCGCGGGAAGCTGGTTCAATTTCACGCTCACCGCGACGTTGCTGGCACTGTTCGTCACCCGCATCGTCCGCAACGTCTCCGAACATGACGCGCGGCTCGCCGCGCTCCGCCAGCGCGCCGCCGAGGAGGAGCATATCGTCCGCATGGGGCTGCTCGCCAGCGGCGCGGCGCACGAACTCGGCACGCCGCTGTCGTCGATCGCGGTGATGCTGGGCGACTGGCGGCGCGAGCCCGCGATCGCCGGCTCGCCCGCGCTGCTCGCCGATCTCGACGACATGCGCACCGAGGTGACGCGCTGCAAGGACATCCTCAGCCAGGTGCTGCTCGCCTCGGGCGAGGTGCGCGGGATGGGGCCGGTGCGCACCACGCTCAGGACCTTCCTGTCGGGGATCGTCGGTGACTGGCGCGGCAAGACGCAGGTCGCCGCCGGCTACGAACATCTGATGACCGGCGATCCCCGGATCGTCGCCGACAAGGCGCTGGCGCAGACGATCACCAATCTGCTCGACAATGCGCTGGAGGCCGGCGGCCGCACGATCGCGCTGTGCGCGTGGTGGGACGGCGACCGGCTGGTGCTGTCGGTGCGCGACGACGGACGCGGCTTCGCGCCGGCGATCCTCGACGGGCTCGGCAAGCCCTATATGAGCACCAAGACGCGGCGTGGCGCGGGGCTGGGGCTGTTCCTCGCGGTCAACGTCTTGCGGACGCTGGGCGGCACCGTATCGGCGCGCAACCGCGAGGGCGGCGGGGGCGAGGTGACGCTGACGCTGCCGATCGCGGCGATCTCGATCCCGGAGGAAGGCGCATGA
- a CDS encoding SURF1 family protein → MRARWALAGVALLLAAVLAGLGVWQIERRAWKLALIDRVEARLAAPAQIAPPRARWTTITDDDAYARVTATGTWRAAPPVFTQAVTDFGAGYWTLSPLDTSEGTILVNRGFVPSDARKTIATPHGPARVTGLLRVTEPDGGFLRDNDPADDRWYSRDTAAIARARRLGPVAPYFIDAEAVPGVQWPRGGLTVVRFRNNHLVYALTWFGLAAMMAYFAWRIARGRGEPAG, encoded by the coding sequence ATGCGCGCGCGCTGGGCCCTTGCCGGCGTCGCGCTGCTGTTGGCGGCGGTGCTGGCGGGACTCGGCGTGTGGCAGATCGAGCGGCGCGCGTGGAAGCTCGCGCTGATCGACCGCGTCGAGGCGCGGCTCGCCGCCCCTGCCCAGATCGCGCCGCCGCGCGCGCGCTGGACGACGATCACCGACGACGACGCCTACGCCCGCGTGACCGCCACCGGCACGTGGCGCGCGGCCCCGCCGGTGTTCACGCAAGCGGTGACCGATTTCGGCGCAGGCTATTGGACACTCTCCCCGCTAGACACCAGCGAGGGCACCATCCTCGTCAACCGCGGCTTCGTGCCTAGCGATGCGCGCAAGACGATCGCCACGCCGCACGGTCCGGCGCGCGTTACCGGCCTGCTGCGCGTTACCGAGCCCGACGGTGGCTTCCTGCGCGACAACGACCCCGCTGACGACCGCTGGTATTCGCGCGACACCGCCGCGATCGCGCGCGCGCGCCGGCTCGGCCCGGTCGCGCCCTATTTCATCGACGCCGAGGCGGTGCCGGGCGTGCAATGGCCGCGCGGCGGACTGACGGTGGTGCGGTTCCGCAACAATCACCTCGTCTACGCGCTGACATGGTTCGGGCTGGCGGCAATGATGGCCTACTTCGCGTGGCGTATCGCGCGCGGGCGGGGCGAGCCGGCGGGCTAG
- the cyoD gene encoding cytochrome o ubiquinol oxidase subunit IV has translation MSADTHGHGQIHDQGHHDAHDHHGGAAHGSRREYWIGFILSVLLTAPAFGLVMTGVISDPRVTAGIVMALAMVQIVVHMIYFLHMNTKSENGWTMLALIFTAIIVLIVIAGSLWVMYHMNLNMMPGMGGEMSSGGM, from the coding sequence ATGAGCGCCGATACGCACGGCCACGGCCAGATCCATGATCAAGGCCACCACGACGCGCACGACCATCACGGCGGCGCCGCGCACGGCTCGCGCCGCGAATATTGGATCGGCTTCATCCTCTCGGTGCTGCTGACCGCGCCGGCCTTCGGGCTGGTGATGACGGGCGTCATCTCCGATCCGCGCGTCACTGCCGGGATCGTGATGGCGCTGGCGATGGTGCAGATCGTGGTGCACATGATCTACTTCCTGCACATGAACACCAAGTCCGAGAACGGCTGGACGATGCTGGCGCTGATCTTCACCGCGATCATCGTGCTGATCGTGATCGCCGGTTCGTTGTGGGTCATGTACCACATGAACCTCAATATGATGCCAGGGATGGGCGGAGAGATGTCGAGCGGCGGCATGTGA
- the cyoC gene encoding cytochrome o ubiquinol oxidase subunit III, whose protein sequence is MSTTTQTAPGTAAPSYYDLDEHEHPPGASTMLGFWLYLMSDCLIFAMLFAAYGVYGGSYAGGPGPKELFELPLVAVNTTALLLSSITYGFAMINADEQNKAATLRWLAITGVFGAAFLSIELYEFGNLIHEGAGPWRSAFLSSFFTLVGTHGLHVTFGIIWLVTLMVQVARRGLEPANLRRLQCLSLFWHFLDVIWIGVFTFVYLLGVLR, encoded by the coding sequence ATGAGCACGACGACGCAGACGGCCCCGGGCACCGCGGCCCCGTCCTATTACGATCTGGACGAGCACGAGCATCCGCCCGGCGCCAGCACGATGCTGGGGTTCTGGCTGTACCTGATGAGCGACTGCCTCATCTTCGCGATGCTGTTCGCGGCGTATGGCGTGTACGGCGGCAGCTATGCCGGCGGACCGGGGCCCAAGGAGCTGTTCGAGCTGCCTTTGGTCGCGGTGAACACGACCGCGCTGCTGCTGTCGTCGATTACTTATGGCTTCGCGATGATCAACGCCGACGAGCAGAACAAGGCCGCGACCTTGCGCTGGCTCGCGATCACCGGCGTGTTCGGCGCGGCGTTCCTGTCGATCGAGCTGTATGAGTTCGGCAACCTGATCCACGAGGGCGCCGGTCCGTGGCGCTCGGCGTTCCTGTCGTCGTTCTTCACTTTGGTCGGCACGCACGGGCTGCACGTCACCTTCGGCATCATCTGGCTGGTGACGCTGATGGTGCAGGTCGCGCGGCGCGGGCTGGAGCCGGCCAATCTGCGCCGCCTGCAATGCCTGTCGCTGTTCTGGCACTTCCTCGACGTCATCTGGATCGGCGTCTTCACCTTCGTCTATCTGCTGGGAGTGCTCCGCTGA
- the cyoB gene encoding cytochrome o ubiquinol oxidase subunit I, with protein sequence MSDDLIKTIFGRLTLESFPIHEPILVGTFIMVAIGGAAVLGALTYFKLWGYLWKEWFTSVDHKKIGIMYIVLALVMFLRGFADALMMRAQQAMAFNGSDGFLPAHHYDQVFTAHGVIMIFFVAMPFVTGLMNYVVPLQIGARDVSFPFLNNFSFWMTVSGAVTVMMSLFVGEFARTGWLAMAPLSGLDYSPDVGVDYYIWALQIAGVGTLLSGVNLLATIIKMRAPGMSLMQMPIFTWSALVTNVLIVAAFPVLTAVLAMLSLDRYVGTNFFTNTGGGNPMMYVNMIWIWGHPEVYILILPAFGVFSEVVSTFSGKRLFGYTSMVYALIVICILSYLVWLHHFFTMGSGASVNSFFGITTMIISIPTGAKIFNWLFTMYRGRIRFELPMMWAVAFMLTFVIGGMTGVMLAVPPADFQFHNSLFLIAHFHNVIIGGVLFGMFAGVNYWWPKAFGFKLDKFWGTISFWCWVVGFWVAFTPLYVLGLMGVTRRLRAFEDPSLQIWFVIAAIGALIIAAGIGAMLMQFYVSIRDREKLRDVTGDPWNGRTLEWATSSPPPAYNFAFSPVVHDLDAWHDMKSKKAERPTTGFRAIHMPKNTGAGVILAGLSTVFGVAMIWYIWWLAAVAFVALIATAIGHTFNYDRDFHIPAEDVVNSEDARTRALQQAGV encoded by the coding sequence ATGTCGGACGACCTCATCAAGACGATTTTCGGGCGGCTGACGCTCGAGAGCTTTCCGATCCACGAGCCGATCCTCGTCGGGACCTTCATCATGGTCGCGATCGGCGGGGCCGCGGTGCTGGGCGCGCTCACCTATTTCAAGCTGTGGGGCTATCTCTGGAAGGAGTGGTTCACGAGCGTCGATCACAAGAAGATCGGCATCATGTACATCGTGCTGGCGCTGGTCATGTTCCTGCGCGGCTTCGCCGACGCGCTGATGATGCGCGCGCAACAGGCGATGGCGTTCAACGGCAGCGACGGCTTCCTGCCTGCGCACCATTATGACCAAGTGTTCACCGCGCACGGCGTCATCATGATCTTCTTCGTGGCGATGCCGTTCGTCACGGGCCTCATGAACTATGTCGTCCCGCTCCAGATCGGCGCGCGCGACGTCAGCTTCCCGTTCCTGAACAATTTCAGCTTCTGGATGACGGTCAGCGGCGCGGTCACGGTGATGATGAGCCTGTTCGTCGGCGAGTTCGCGCGGACCGGCTGGCTGGCGATGGCGCCGCTGTCGGGGCTCGACTACTCGCCCGATGTCGGCGTCGATTATTATATCTGGGCGTTGCAGATCGCGGGCGTCGGAACGCTCTTGTCGGGCGTCAACCTGCTCGCGACGATCATCAAGATGCGCGCGCCGGGCATGAGCCTGATGCAGATGCCGATCTTCACCTGGTCGGCGCTGGTGACCAACGTCCTGATCGTCGCGGCCTTCCCGGTGCTGACCGCGGTGCTCGCGATGCTCAGCCTCGACCGCTACGTCGGCACCAACTTCTTCACGAACACCGGCGGGGGCAACCCGATGATGTACGTGAACATGATCTGGATCTGGGGTCACCCGGAGGTGTACATCCTGATCCTGCCCGCGTTCGGCGTCTTCTCGGAGGTCGTCTCGACCTTCTCGGGCAAGCGGCTGTTCGGTTATACGTCGATGGTCTACGCGCTGATCGTCATCTGCATCCTGTCGTATCTGGTGTGGCTGCACCACTTCTTCACGATGGGCTCGGGCGCCAGCGTCAACAGCTTCTTCGGCATTACGACGATGATCATCTCGATCCCGACGGGCGCGAAGATCTTTAACTGGCTGTTCACGATGTACCGCGGGCGGATCCGCTTCGAGCTGCCGATGATGTGGGCGGTCGCGTTCATGCTGACCTTCGTGATCGGCGGGATGACCGGGGTGATGCTGGCGGTGCCGCCGGCCGACTTCCAGTTCCACAACTCGCTGTTCCTGATCGCGCATTTCCACAACGTCATCATCGGCGGCGTGCTGTTCGGGATGTTCGCGGGCGTCAATTACTGGTGGCCGAAGGCGTTCGGGTTCAAGCTCGACAAATTCTGGGGCACGATCAGCTTCTGGTGCTGGGTCGTCGGCTTCTGGGTCGCGTTCACCCCGCTCTACGTGCTGGGGCTGATGGGCGTCACGCGTCGCCTGCGCGCCTTCGAGGATCCGTCGCTGCAGATCTGGTTCGTGATCGCCGCGATCGGCGCGCTCATCATCGCCGCCGGGATCGGCGCCATGCTGATGCAATTCTACGTCAGCATCCGCGACCGCGAGAAGCTGCGCGACGTCACGGGCGATCCGTGGAACGGGCGCACGCTGGAATGGGCGACCTCGTCGCCGCCGCCGGCCTATAACTTCGCCTTCTCGCCGGTCGTGCACGACCTCGATGCCTGGCACGACATGAAGTCGAAGAAGGCCGAGCGTCCGACCACTGGCTTCCGCGCCATCCACATGCCGAAGAACACCGGCGCCGGGGTGATCCTCGCCGGGCTGTCGACGGTCTTCGGCGTGGCGATGATCTGGTACATCTGGTGGCTGGCGGCGGTGGCGTTCGTCGCGCTGATCGCGACCGCGATCGGGCACACCTTCAACTATGACCGCGACTTCCACATTCCCGCCGAGGATGTCGTCAACAGCGAGGATGCGCGCACCCGCGCGCTCCAGCAGGCGGGGGTGTGA